The Ictidomys tridecemlineatus isolate mIctTri1 chromosome 6, mIctTri1.hap1, whole genome shotgun sequence genome includes a region encoding these proteins:
- the LOC101964168 gene encoding LOW QUALITY PROTEIN: olfactory receptor 9K2-like (The sequence of the model RefSeq protein was modified relative to this genomic sequence to represent the inferred CDS: inserted 1 base in 1 codon) encodes MLRSKLRVYLFTLXYASHQVSSMGDRETSNHSETTDFILIGFRVRYELHLLLFLIFLLVYVMILLGNVGMMAIIMTDPRLNTPMYFFLGNLSFVDLFYSSVIAPKAMSNFWSESKSISFAGCVAQFFLFALFLATEGFLLAAMAYDRFIAICNPLLYSVQMSARLCTQLVAGSYFCGCITSVLQTSMTFTLSFCASRAIDHFYCDIRPLQRLSCSDLFVHRMLSFILSIIIMLPTIIVIIVSYMYIVSTVLKIRSTEGRKKAFSTCSSHLGVVSVLYGAVFFMYLTPDRIPELSKVASLCYSLVTPMLNPLIYSLRNKDVKEALKKLLEKKNAIL; translated from the exons ATGCTAAGATCAAAGCTAAgagtgtatttatttactt cttATGCCTCTCATCAGGTGTCTTCCATGGGTGACAGGGAAACAAGCAATCACTCAGAAACGACTGACTTCATTCTCATAGGCTTCAGGGTGCGCTATGAGCTCCATCTTCTCCTCTTCCTGATATTTCTGCTTGTCTATGTCATGATCCTTCTAGGGAATGTGGGGATGATGGCCATTATCATGACTGATCCCCGGCTGAACACACCAATGTATTTCTTCCTAGGCAACCTGTCTTTTGTTGATCTCTTCTATTCGTCTGTTATTGCACCCAAGGCCATGAGCAACTTCTGGTCTGAAAGCAAGTCCATCTCCTTTGCAGGCTGTGTGGCCCAGTTCTTTCTATTTGCACTCTTCCTTGCAACAGAGGGATTTCTCCTGGCAGCCATGGCTTATGATCGCTTCATTGCCATCTGCAACCCACTCCTCTATTCTGTTCAGATGTCAGCACGTCTCTGCACTCAGTTGGTGGCTGGGTCCTATTTCTGTGGATGCATAACTTCAGTTCTTCAAACCAGCATGACATTTACTTTATCCTTTTGTGCTTCTCGGGCCATTGACCACTTTTATTGTGATATTCGCCCACTTCAGAGATTATCTTGTTCTGACCTTTTTGTCCACAGAATGCTCTCTTTTATCTTGTCTATCATCATTATGTTGCCAACCATCATAGTCATTATTGTTTCTTACATGTATATTGTGTCCACAGTTCTAAAGATTCGCTCCACTGAGGGCCGCAAGAAAGCCTTCTCCACTTGCAGCTCCCACCTAGGAGTTGTGAGTGTGCTGTACGGGGCTGTCTTCTTCATGTACCTCACCCCTGACAGGATTCCTGAGCTGAGTAAAGTGGCCTCCTTATGTTACTCCCTAGTCACACCTATGTTGAACCCTTTGATTTACTCCCTGAGAAACAAAGATGTCAAAGAGGCTCTTAAAAAacttctagagaagaaaaatgctATTCTATGA